GCCTCGCGGCGGCCCGGATCCAGGCGCGCGACGGCCCGCAGGGTGGCCACCAGCACCAGCGCCTCCACGGGCGAGGGCATGGTGAGCCCCGAGGGCCCCGTCTTGAGCGGCAGCGGCAGCCGAGGCGCGCGGCTCGCGGCGGCGAGCGCATCGATGGCGTAGCTGGGGCGCGTGTCCAGCGTGACGGCGATGGCCGGCAATTGGGTGGCGGCGTCACCCTGGCCACGCCCCTGCAGATCCATCAGCACCTTGAGCGCGCCGGACTGCTCGTAGAGGGCGAGCCCCTCGCCGCCGTTCTCCCCTCCGAAGATGCTGCCCTCGTAGTTGCGCGTGAGCGGCCCGGTGACGGCGACGTGGAAGGGCTGGCTGTCGTCCCAGTGGGACCAGGGGCGGGCCTCCCAGAACTCGGTGCCGGCCTGGACGAAGAGCAGCGCCTTGTCCGCTCCCAGCCCGGCCACCCCTCGCTGCTCCCACGCCATGAAGGTGGCGATGGCCGCGCGCGCCGAGAGCACCTCCTGCGGAGGCGGCTCCACCCGCAGGCCCAGGGCCTCGGCGACGGCGGCCAGGGCGGGCTCGCAGCTCACGCTGGCGGGCTCCACTCCCTCGATGAGCGCCTGCACGCCGGCCAGGTCGTCCCGGTCGAAGACGGGCGGCGAGAACTCGCCCGTGGGCGTCACCCGCAGATACACGTTGGTGCTGTCCTGGGTCAGCTGCACGGGGCCGAGCTTGAGCAGGTGGAACATGACTCCGGGCTATCGCGCCTGGGGCCGCCTGTCGAGCACCTCCGAGCCGAGACGCGAAGGCCTCGACAGCTCGGCGCCTCGGGGCTCACCCATGACGCGAGGAGCCGCCCGAGGAGTGGGCCACGCCGGTGAGCACTCCCTCGCCCCCCTGGAACGGGCCGTCGACGACGATTCCCGTCTGGGAGGAGATGGTGAACTCGCGCAGTGTCGTGTCGTACTCGGTGTCCCGCAGCTTGAGGATGGACACCAGCCGGTGCAGCCGGGACTTCAGCTCCACGTGGCGCAGGAAGATGAGGTTCTCGGCCACCGCGGAGATGCCGCTGCCCACCGGCACGGGCAGCTCCGGGCCGAAGATCTGCGACGTCTCCAGCGCGAAGGCGGTGGTGGCGCCCAGGCAGCGCAGCTCGTGGGTGAGGCCCGCGAAGAAGAGGCTCAGGCGCGCCGGCTCGGTGGTGGCGTCGAAGAAGGCACTCAGCCCGTCCACGAACACCCGCCGCGCGCCCTGCGCCCTCACCGCGCTCAGCAGCCGCGCGGCCAGCATGTCCAGCACGTACTCCCCCGGCGGCTGCCAGTGGAGCGCCAGCCGGTGCGTCTCCGCCGCGGCATGCAGCGCGATGCCCACCTTGGCGACCTTGTTCAGCAGCCGGTCCGGCGGCTCGTAGAAGCCGAAGTAGAGGCAGGGCTCGCCCAGGCGAAGCCCCTCGCCCAGCAGGGACATGCCCAGCAGCGTCTTGCCGCTGCCGGTGGGCCCCAGCAGCAGCGTGGTGGAGCCCGCCGCCAGCCCCTCGGGGAAGAGAGCATCCAGCGAGGCGATGCCGAAGTGGACGCGGTGGGCGCCTGGGTCCACCGGCTGCTGGCGGTGGCTGCGGGACTCGAGCCGGGGGAAGAGCTCCAGGCCCGCGTCGGAGATGCGGAAGAAGTGGCACCCGGGCAGGCTCTCGCCGCCGCGGAACTTGCGCACCCTCAGCTCGCGCTGCGCGCGCACGCCATACGTGCGCTCGTGCAGCTCGAGGATGCCGTCCACCATGGCCTGCTCGGGCGAGGCCTGGGCCTCGGCGGCCGTGGTGGAGAGCAGCAGCGCGGTGAAGCGCGACAGGTGGGCGGACACCTGCAGCTCGTGAAGGAACTTCTTGAACTCGCGCGGGCTGGCGGCCTGCTCGCGCGCCTGGGCCAGCCCGTCGATGACGAGCAGCCCCGCCTCGCGCTGGCGCATCTCGCGGCGCAGCAGCTCCTGCAGCCCGGCCAGCCCCTGGCTCTCCAGCACCTGGAAGGCGCTCACGTAGTAGACGGAGTCCGACACGGTGCGAGCGTCGAAGAAGCGCATGGGCTTGAGGTGCTCGAACATGCGCGCGTGGGGCTCGGCCAGCAGCGTGACGTAGAGCGAGCGCACGCCCTGGCGCGCCTGGTGGAAGCACAGCTGGTTGGCCAGCAGCGTCTTGCCCGCGCCCGGGTCTCCCGCGACCAGGTAGATGCCGGCGCGCAGCAGGCCGCCTCCCAGCACCTCGTCCAGGCCTGGAACGCCGCTGGAGAGCCGTCCGGAAGAGAGGGGCGCGTTCTCGGAAGGGGACATCCCGTGTCTCTTACCGTAAAACCGCCCCTCCGACGCTGTCTGCAAGGCCAACACCTTTGTTGACTGGAGCCCAGCCGTGGAGACCCTCGTCCGAATCGCGGAAGGACTCGGCCGCTTCTCGGCGCGCTTCGTGCCCAGCGCGTTCGCCATCGCGGTCCTCCTGAG
The nucleotide sequence above comes from Hyalangium gracile. Encoded proteins:
- a CDS encoding ATPase domain-containing protein, giving the protein MSPSENAPLSSGRLSSGVPGLDEVLGGGLLRAGIYLVAGDPGAGKTLLANQLCFHQARQGVRSLYVTLLAEPHARMFEHLKPMRFFDARTVSDSVYYVSAFQVLESQGLAGLQELLRREMRQREAGLLVIDGLAQAREQAASPREFKKFLHELQVSAHLSRFTALLLSTTAAEAQASPEQAMVDGILELHERTYGVRAQRELRVRKFRGGESLPGCHFFRISDAGLELFPRLESRSHRQQPVDPGAHRVHFGIASLDALFPEGLAAGSTTLLLGPTGSGKTLLGMSLLGEGLRLGEPCLYFGFYEPPDRLLNKVAKVGIALHAAAETHRLALHWQPPGEYVLDMLAARLLSAVRAQGARRVFVDGLSAFFDATTEPARLSLFFAGLTHELRCLGATTAFALETSQIFGPELPVPVGSGISAVAENLIFLRHVELKSRLHRLVSILKLRDTEYDTTLREFTISSQTGIVVDGPFQGGEGVLTGVAHSSGGSSRHG